In Carnobacterium sp. CP1, the following are encoded in one genomic region:
- the rlmH gene encoding 23S rRNA (pseudouridine(1915)-N(3))-methyltransferase RlmH, translated as MNIKIITVGKLKEKYLKMGIEEYTKRLVSYCKIELIEVPDEKAPEKLSEAEMLQVKEKEGERILSKISDQAYVFALAIEGSQRTSEAFSKEIEQLGIQGKSNLVFVIGGSLGLSEAVMKRSNAQISFGKMTLPHQLMRLVLIEQIYRSFRIMKNEPYHK; from the coding sequence GTGAATATCAAAATTATTACTGTTGGAAAATTAAAAGAAAAGTATTTAAAAATGGGAATCGAAGAATATACGAAACGGCTAGTAAGCTACTGCAAAATTGAATTAATTGAAGTTCCAGATGAAAAAGCTCCCGAAAAATTAAGCGAAGCAGAAATGCTTCAAGTCAAAGAAAAAGAAGGCGAACGGATACTGTCCAAAATCTCAGATCAGGCTTATGTATTTGCTTTAGCGATTGAAGGAAGTCAGCGGACATCTGAAGCATTTTCTAAAGAAATTGAACAGCTCGGTATTCAAGGAAAAAGCAATTTGGTTTTTGTCATCGGCGGCTCATTGGGATTAAGCGAAGCAGTGATGAAACGCAGCAATGCCCAAATCTCTTTTGGAAAAATGACGCTGCCGCATCAATTGATGCGTTTAGTGCTGATCGAACAAATTTACCGCAGCTTTAGAATTATGAAGAATGAACCGTATCATAAGTAA
- a CDS encoding protein kinase domain-containing protein, producing the protein MNKNLIRECIKKCENKISLQLGEVTDLKSIGEGGNGLVYSGVLSGKEVALKFLTIIDSDTKLQRFKSEYFNSMLIEHNNTIISYLDYDEIKIENSVVPVIIMKKYQMSLKRYRKNLGREISFKDTISLFYFLVDVLDDLHKQGVIHRDLKPENILVDEKGRFYIADFGIAHFTHENFAVFIETKKKERLANYNFSAPEQLEGGREPSPSMDFYAIGQICYWYFFGYTHRGTEIKKFASEFPEEEDARLLDELMNVALRQNSERRFQNGNEIKGFIKQYKESAKKPDPYKEMEKLQDVMTSVDPDCYNSSVCIESEEEIERFVSYLSKTSFYQQSLWFNYGIGNNFISNLKYLGNKRVLINSNELTIKKIWLSTSNRMYDDLIILEVETIKEGNIKPFDINGRERFSAAIVDKKYIVSPEQVDSGKVKINGSIKRISEVEYEQRTRFNEHGKYFIGTLWHSSVVKENDKYIFSIQNIELDKNAVEQIQRNVRINKNDYILLNL; encoded by the coding sequence TTGAATAAAAATTTAATTAGAGAGTGTATAAAAAAATGTGAAAATAAAATCTCTTTACAATTGGGAGAAGTAACAGATTTAAAAAGTATTGGAGAAGGAGGAAACGGATTAGTCTATTCAGGTGTTTTGTCAGGTAAAGAAGTGGCACTTAAGTTTCTTACTATCATTGATTCAGACACTAAATTGCAACGCTTTAAATCAGAATACTTTAATTCTATGCTAATAGAACATAATAATACAATCATTTCTTACCTTGATTATGATGAAATAAAAATAGAGAATTCTGTAGTCCCAGTAATAATAATGAAAAAATACCAAATGTCTTTAAAAAGGTATAGAAAAAATTTAGGTAGAGAAATATCGTTTAAAGATACAATATCTTTATTCTATTTCTTAGTAGATGTTTTGGATGACTTACATAAACAAGGAGTAATTCATCGAGATTTGAAACCAGAAAATATTCTTGTCGATGAAAAAGGTCGTTTCTATATTGCAGATTTTGGAATAGCTCATTTTACTCATGAAAATTTTGCGGTTTTCATCGAGACGAAGAAAAAAGAAAGACTGGCAAATTATAATTTTTCTGCTCCAGAGCAATTAGAGGGGGGGAGAGAACCATCTCCTTCCATGGATTTTTATGCTATTGGGCAAATCTGTTACTGGTACTTTTTTGGCTATACTCATCGCGGAACTGAAATTAAAAAATTTGCTAGTGAATTTCCCGAAGAAGAAGACGCAAGACTCTTAGATGAATTAATGAATGTTGCTCTTCGCCAAAACTCTGAAAGAAGATTTCAAAACGGCAATGAGATAAAAGGATTTATTAAACAATATAAAGAAAGTGCAAAAAAACCAGATCCGTATAAAGAAATGGAAAAATTACAAGATGTAATGACATCTGTAGATCCTGACTGCTATAATTCTTCAGTCTGTATTGAAAGTGAGGAAGAAATTGAAAGATTTGTTTCTTATCTAAGTAAAACTTCTTTTTACCAACAAAGCTTATGGTTTAACTATGGAATAGGAAATAATTTTATTTCGAATTTGAAGTACCTGGGAAATAAAAGAGTACTGATAAATTCTAATGAATTAACGATAAAGAAAATTTGGTTGTCTACATCTAATCGAATGTATGATGATTTGATAATCTTAGAAGTTGAAACTATTAAGGAAGGAAACATAAAACCATTTGATATTAATGGTAGAGAAAGATTTTCTGCGGCTATTGTAGATAAGAAGTACATAGTTTCACCCGAACAAGTGGATTCAGGTAAAGTAAAAATAAATGGATCAATTAAAAGAATATCTGAAGTAGAGTATGAGCAACGAACAAGATTTAACGAGCATGGAAAATATTTTATTGGTACCTTATGGCACTCCTCTGTAGTTAAAGAAAATGATAAGTATATTTTTTCTATTCAAAACATAGAGCTAGACAAAAACGCTGTCGAACAGATTCAAAGAAATGTGAGAATAAACAAAAATGATTATATATTACTGAATTTGTAA